Proteins from a genomic interval of Spea bombifrons isolate aSpeBom1 chromosome 4, aSpeBom1.2.pri, whole genome shotgun sequence:
- the LOC128492204 gene encoding potassium voltage-gated channel subfamily A member 2-like — translation MTVVSGENVDETLVSLSALGQEGYDPERATQDCCERVVINISGLRFETQLRTLAQFPQTLLGDPRKRMRFFDPLRNEYFFDRNRPCFDAILYYYQSGGRLRRPVNVPVDIFLEEIKFYELGEDVIEIFRDDEGFIKEEERPLPDNDFQRQVWLLFEYPESSGPARGIAIVSVLIILISIVIFCLETLPEFREEVRLSGERILINGTRSFKDSPFTDPFFLIETLCIIWFSFELLVRFFACPSKPAFFKNMMNVIDIVAIIPYFITLGTELAEQQGSNGQQAMSLAILRVIRLVRVFRIFKLSRHSKGLQILGKTLQASMRELGLLIFFLFIGVILFSSAVYFAETDDPDSLFTSIPDAFWWAVVSMTTVGYGDMYPLTIGGKIVGSLCAIAGVLTIALPVPVIVSNFNYFYHRETDHEEQSQYTHVTCGQQPSTFGELKRCESKQSFNKSNYMDSEELDDAKFHHQYTANQHYPEQKKLTEV, via the coding sequence ATGACTGTGGTGTCAGGGGAGAACGTGGATGAAACCCTGGTGTCCCTGAGTGCCCTGGGGCAGGAGGGCTATGACCCAGAGAGAGCCACCCAGGACTGTTGCGAAAGGGTGGTGATCAACATCTCTGGGCTTCGCTTTGAAACGCAACTGAGGACCTTGGCTCAGTTCCCCCAAACCTTGTTGGGGGACCCCAGAAAAAGGATGCGCTTTTTTGACCCCCTAAGGAATGAGTACTTCTTTGATCGCAACCGCCCTTGTTTTGATGCCATCTTATATTACTACCAGTCTGGAGGAAGACTCAGGAGACCAGTCAATGTCCCAGTAGATATTTTCTTGGAGGAGATCAAGTTCTATGAGCTTGGCGAAGATGTGATAGAGATATTTCGGGATGATGAAGGTTTCATCAAGGAAGAAGAGCGACCTTTGCCTGACAATGACTTCCAAAGACAGGTATGGTTACTTTTTGAGTACCCTGAGAGCTCTGGACCTGCCAGGGGCATTGCCATTGTCTCTGTCCTCATCATCCTGATCTCCATAGTCATCTTCTGCCTAGAGACTTTGCCTGAGTTCAGAGAAGAAGTCAGGTTGTCGGGAGAACGCATTTTGATTAATGGGACCCGCAGTTTCAAGGACAGTCCTTTCACTGACCCTTTCTTTCTTATCGAGACCCTATGCATTATTTGGTTCTCCTTCGAGCTGCTGGTGAGGTTCTTTGCCTGCCCCAGCAAGCCAGCTTTCTTCAAGAACATGATGAATGTCATAGACATTGTGGCCATCATCCCTTACTTTATCACCTTGGGCACAGAGTTGGCCGAGCAACAGGGCAGCAATGGGCAGCAGGCAATGTCCTTGGCTATCCTGAGGGTTATCCGCTTGGTACGAGTCTTCAGGATTTTCAAGCTCTCTAGACACTCCAAAGGACTCCAGATTTTAGGGAAAACTCTACAGGCCAGTATGAGAGAGTTGGGACTTCTTATTTTCTTCCTCTTTATTggtgtaattttattttctagtgCAGTCTACTTTGCAGAAACAGATGACCCTGACTCATTATTCACCAGTATTCCAGATGCATTCTGGTGGGCTGTGGTGTCTATGACCACAGTTGGCTATGGGGACATGTACCCCCTGACTATAGGTGGTAAAATAGTAGGTTCTCTGTGTGCCATAGCAGGTGTGTTGACAATTGCCCTTCCAGTGCCTGTCATCGTTTCCAATTTTAACTATTTCTATCACAGGGAAACGGACCATGAAGAGCAATCACAATACACACATGTCACATGTGGCCAGCAGCCCAGTACCTTTGGTGAGTTGAAAAGGTGTGAAAGCAAACAGTCTTTTAACAAGTCAAATTACATGGATTCAGAAGAATTAGACGATGCCAAATTTCACCACCAGTACACAGCAAACCAACATTATCCAGAGCAAAAGAAGCTAACAGAAGTATGA